The nucleotide sequence CATCTCCGCCTCCATCAGCGAGGACGCCGACACCGTCATGGACGTCTACGAACCGTTCCTCCTCCAGCTCGGCTTCCTCGAGCGCACGCCCCGTGGCCGCGTCGCCACCCGCCTCGCCTACGAGCACCTCGGCCTCGAGTACACCCCCGGCAAGACGCCGCCCCCGTCGCCCCAACTCACCATGGACGGGATGGAAGCCCAGTGAACGACCTCCCGCGCGTCACCATCCACACCGACGGCTCCGCCATCGGCAACCCCGGCCCCGGCGGCTACGGTGTCGTTATGTCCTCAGGCGGCCACCGCAAGGAGCTCTCCGGCGGCTACCGCCGGACCACAAACAACCGAATGGAGATCCTCGCCTGCATCGTGGCGCTGGAAGCCCTCAAGCAACCCTGCCGCGTCACCCTTCACAGCGACTCCCGCTACGTGGTCGACGCCATGGCGAAAGGCTGGGCGCGCAAGTGGCAGGCCAACGGCTGGATGCGCAACAAGACCGAGCGAGCCCTCAACCCGGACCTCTGGGAGCGTCTCCTCGCCCTCGCCGCCGCGCACGACGTCGATTTCCGCTGGGTGCGCGGCCACGCGGGCGTCGTCGAGAACGAGCGCGCCGACCGCCTCGCCGTCGCCGCCGCCCAGAGCTCAAACCTGCCCCCGGACGAACCCTATGAGACGGCTGCCAGCCGAGCGCCGGGCGTGAGGGCAAGCCGCTGATGCCCAATTTGCACTTCATTCGCGGGCCACGGGCAGCTGTTTCCTTTACCGTCCTGCTCACTATTGCCGTGCTCGTCGCCGCCTGCGGCGACGAGGGCACCGCCACCGAAGGCTCCACCGTCCCCTCCAGCGGCTACGCCGTCGAGACCGTAGTGCAGGGCCTGCGTGTCCCCTGGGACATCGCCTTCGCCCCCGACGGTCGCATGTTCGTCACAGAGCGCCCCGGCCGCATCCGCGTCGTGCAGGACGGCGCCCTCGCCGAGGATCCCTTCGCCGAGCTCGACGTCTGGGCGCAGAGCGAGGCCGGTCTCATGGGCATCGCCCTGCACCCCGACTTCGCAGACAACGGCCACCTCTACGTCTGCTACACCTACATCGACGACCAGCGCGGCCCCACCAACCGCATCGCCCGGCTCACCGACGCCAACGGCGCGGGCACGGACCACACTGTCGTCTTCGACGGCATCCCCGGCGCCCGCAATCACAACGGCTGCCGCATCCGCTTCGGCCCCGACGCCAAGCTCTACGTCACCATGGGCGACGCCCAGAGCGCAGACACCGCGCAGGACCCCGCGTCGCCGTCCGGCAAGGTTCTCCGCCTCAACGCCGACGGCTCCATCCCCGACGACAACCCCATCGCCGGCAACCCGCTCTTCACCCTCGGCCATCGCAACCCGCAGGGCATCGACTGGCACCCGGACACCGCCGAGCCCTTCATCACGGAGCACGGCGCCTCGGACAATGACGAGATCAACCTGCTCGTGGCCGGCGCAAACTACGGCTGGCCGGAGGTGCGCGGCGAGTCCGACAACACGGCCTTTGAGGAGCCTCTGACCACCTACACGCCCACCGTGGCCCTCGCGGGCGCGGCGTTCTACACCGGCGGGCCGCTGCCGCTCCACTGGACCAACAGCTTCTTCTTCACCACCCTGAAGGAGCAGCACATCCGCCGCCTCACCTTCGCCGAGAGCCTCGATGGCAGGTGGGCAGTCGTCGGCGACGAGAAGCTGCTTGAGGACGAGTTCGGCCGCCTCCGAGCCATCGCGCAAGGCCCCGACGGCTACCTCTACTTCACTACCAGCAACCGCGACGGCCGCGGCAGCCCCGCCCGCTTCGATGACAAAGTCCTCCGCATCGTCCCTGCAAGAGAGGACTGAAGCCTCCCCAAGCCAGCAAAAAGCAACGATTGCCATCTAGAAATCCGAACTCAAGAATAGGGGATTCCCATGCTCTGTGCCTCAATTGGCGTGGACCCTTAGGTCAACCCAAACCAGTCGCTCCCTAGGTGCAAAAGGTCGGCACGCAGGGTTGCTGGCAAACAGAACTACAGCCCAAATACCCCAGAAGGGACAGATTGACATAGACACGGGGGTTGTGCAATGTTGAAGTTACTTGTAAAGTCCCGGAACGTATTGTCTCATTTGGTAGGGTGGGAATTGGCGTTCCCATCCTGGCTACACATGGAGGATGGCCATGGCAACGGCACTAAAGAAAGAGCTAGAATTCTACCTTGCCCACCAATCAGAAATGGTTCAGAAGTACAATGGCAGGGTCATTGTAATTAAGGACTGTGCGGTTCTTGGTGAATACGACAGCTACCTGACCGCCGACTTAGAAACGCAGAAGTATCACCAAGAAGGCACCTACTTGCTGCAAAGAGTGAGTGAAGGCGAAAAGGACTACACCACTGTCCTACACACCCCAGGAGTGGTGCGCGTATAGCTAGTCCAAGACCTCCGTTCAGTTTTGTCACCGTCAATAACGGTCTAGTAGACCGCTTGACCAATGAATGCTTTGTATCGAAGGCTTGGGACGCAAGTGCTGCGGGAACCCAGCCTGAGACATTCCCCTTTCGCGCATTGTGGGACACAGGCGCTACCCGAAGTATGATCTCACAAAAGGTAGTTGATGCCTGCGGGCTACAGCAAAAGGGGACCGGTACTATTGTCCAAGTCATTGGCGAGGCTGAGGACGTTCCACGATACCTCATTTCTCTCTACTTGCCCAACAAGGTGGTAGTACCTGAGCTCCTAGTGTCTCTCGGTAAATTCAGAGACTTCGATGTGCTTGTTGGAATGGACATAATCGGACGTGGCGATTTCGCTGTCACCAACTCTGAAGGGCAGACCAAGTTCACATTTCGCATACCTTCTCAAGGAGGCATCGACTTCGTGGCTGAGTCAAGAAAAGCCAATATACCAAGCTTGCGTTCAAGCCCCTCACAACAGACCCGCGAACGAAACCGACGCAAGCGCAAAAAGTAATAGGCCCGGATACGGCAACCTGCCGCCCAACTTTCCCTACCCAGCCTCCTGCGCGCCAACGCCCGCCGCGAAGTACGCGTTGTACAGGTTCGCGTACGCCCCGCCCGCCGACATCAGCGAGTCGTGCGTCCCCTGCTCCAGCACCTGCCCATGCCCGAGCACCACGATGCGGTCCGCGTTGCGGATCGTGCTCAGCCGGTGCGCGATGACGAAGGACGTGCGGTCCTTGAACACCTCCGTCAGCGCCTGCTGTATCAGGCTCTCGCTGTAGCTGTCGATGTTCGCCGTCGCCTCGTCCAGCACCAGGATCCGCGGGTCCGCCAGCAGCGCCCGCGCGAAGCTGATGAGTTGCCGCTGCCCTACGCTCAAACTCTGCCCTCGCTCCGACACCGGCGTGTCGTACCCTTCCGGCAGCTTCATGATGAACTCGTGCGCCCCGACAGCCCGCGCCGCCTCTTCCACCGTCTCCAGCGGCGCCTCCGCGTGGTTGTAGGCGATGTTGTCGCGGATGCTGCCGGAGAAGAGGAACGGCTCCTGCAGCACCATCGCCGTCTGCCGCGCCAGCGAGTCCTGCGTCACGTCGCGCAGGTCGTACCCGTCGATCGTGATCCGCCCGTCAGAGACGTCGTAGAAGCGGTTGAGCAGCGCCGCCAGCGTCGTCTTTCCCGCGCCCGTCTCGCCCACCAGCGCCACCGTCTCGCCCGCCTTGATGTCCAAGCTCACGCCCCGCACCACCTCGACGTCCGGCACGTAGTGGAACCGCACGTCGTCCAGCGAAACGTCGCCCCGCACCGGCGGCAGATCGACGGCGTCCGGCTTGTCCTCCACCTCCACCGGCGTGTCCAGCAGCGCGAAGATGCGCACACCGGAGGTCATCGCCCGCTGGAACTGCGTGTACTGCATCGTCAGGTTCCGAATGGGGTCGAAGAACCGCTGCACGTACAGCGCGAAGGCCACGATGACGCTGACCTCCATCGTCCCGTTGATCGCCATGCTCCCGCCGAACACCACCACCAGCCCGATGGCCACCGCCGTCAGGATCTCCACCGTCGGCATCAGCGCCGCCGAGAGCCTGCTCGCGTGGAGGTTCGCGTCCAGGTGGCCGTTGTTCACCTGGTCGAACCGGCGCATGTTGGTCTCTTCCCGGTTCAACGCCTGCACCACGCGCACGCCGGAAATGTTCTCCTGCAAATTCGCGTTCACGATGGCGATCGCCTGCCGCACCCGCATGAACGTCCCCCACGCGATCCGCTGCCACGCCACCATGATGCCGATGAGCACCGGCACCACCGTCAGCGTGATGAGCGCAAGCTGCACGTCCAGCAGGAACATCGCAAGGATGATGCCGAACAGGCTCAGCATGTCCGCCAGGCTGCTGATGACCAGGTTCAGGAACTCCTGGAGCTGGTTCACGTCGTTCTGCCCGCGTGACATGATGCGCCCCACCTCGTTCTTGTCGTAGAACGAGGTCGACAGCCGCTGCAGGTGCGCGAAGATGCGCGATCGCAGCGTGTACAGCACGCCCTGGCTCACGCGCGCCAGCGTCGTCTGGTACATGTAGTTCGCCACGAACCGCACGCAGATGTTGGCGACGAAGAGCCCCATGACCGCCGCCAGCGCGCCCACGTCGCCCCGGCTCGGCGCGTCCACCAGCTCGTCGATGCTCAACTTGATGATCCACGGCTGCACCACGATGGTCGCCGTGGTGACCAGCATCGTCAGCAGGCTCAGGATGGCCAGCCCCTTGTGCGGCATGATGTAGGTGATCAGCCGAGAGACCACGCGGTGGTTATAGAACGCCCCCAGCTCGCTTTCGTCGTCCAGCGCGCCCTCGCGCCCCATGCCGCGCCAGCCGCCGCCCCCGCCGAACCCGTGGCCGTGCCAGCCCATCGTGGCCGCACGCCCTTCCCGCTCTCGGCGGCGAGCTGGTCGATGGTCGGCTCCGCCGGCAGCAGCTGCAGCTCATACAGCTTGCGGTACAGCCCGTCCCGAGCCACGAGTTCGTCGTGCCGCCCCTGCTCCGCGATGCGGCCCTCGTCCAGCACGATGATGGCGTCGGCGCTCCGGACGGTGCTCAGCCGGTGCGCGATGACGAACGTCGTCCGGCCTCGCATCACCTCCGTCAACGCCGTGCGCAGCAGGTGCTCTGTGCTCGCGTCCACGCTGGACGTCGAGTCGTCGAGCACCAGCACCGGCGGGGCCAGCAGCACCGTCCGCGCGATGGCCAGCCGCTGTCGTTGTCCGCCGCTCAACGTGATGCCCCGCTCGCCGATCCACGTCTCGTACCCCTCCGGCTGCGAGACGATGAAGTCGTGCAGTTGCGCGATCTTCGCCGCCCGCTCGACCTCCTCGCGCGTCGTGCCGGGACGCCCGTACGCGATGTTGTCCGCCATGGTCGCCGAGAACAGGAACACGTCCTGCATCGCGATGCCGATGTTGCGCCGCAGCGACTCCAGCGTGAAGTCGCGCGTATCCATCCCGTCGATGGTGATGCGCCCGTCGGACACGTCGTAGAAGCGCGGCAGCAGGTGCACGACCGTCGTCTTCCCGCTCCCCGGCATGCCCAGCAGCGCCACCACCTGCCCCGGCTCGGCCTCCAGCGAGACGTGGTCGAGCACCGGCTCCTTGGCGTATGCAAAGGACACGTCCTCAAACCGCACGTGCCCGCGCACCCGCTCCACCGGCGCCGCGCCCTCTTTGTCCGCCACTGGCGAGGGCGAGTCCAGCACCTCGAAGATGCGCTGCCCGGCGGACACGGCCCGTGAGAAGTTGTTGAGGATCATGCCGGACATGCGCACGGGCCCTTGGATGAGGCCCAGGTAGAAGATGAACTGCGTCAGCTCGCCCGGCGTCAGCCTCCCGTTCACGATCTCCATGCCGCCGAACCATAGGATGGCCGCAGTCGCTGCCCCAAACATGATCTGGATAAACGACGAGTTGAATACCTGCTTCCGGTTGGCATTCAGGTGGGACTCGGCAAGGTCCGTGATGACCACGTCGAACTTCTGCTTCTCGTGCTCCTGCGCCCCGAACGCCCGCACGACTCGCGCCCCGGCCAGATTCTCCTGCATCACCGTCGTCATCTTGCCCGTGACCCGCAGGATGTACGTCCACACCTGCCGCAGCGAGAGGCTCACCGCCGCCGACCGGTACGCCACAATGGGCACGAACAGCAGCCCCACAAGCGCCAGCCGCCAGTTCAGGAAGAAGAGCAGTCCCGCCGCGCCGAACACCAGGATGAAGATGTTGAGCGCCCGCAGCAGCCCGCCCTGCACGAAGTTGCGTATCGCCTCCACGTCCGCCGTCGCCCGCGACATCTGGTCGCCCGTCTGCTGCCCGTCGTGGTAGCTGAAGCTCAGCCGCTGCAGCTTGTTGAAGATCGAGTTCCGCAGGTCATACGCGACAAGCTGCCCGGTCCACTCGGAGAGGTACGTCTGCCCGTACGCGAAGACGCCGCGCCCCGCGCTGACCAGGAGGATGAGCAGCGCAAGCTGCACCACCTCGGAGAAGTTGCCCCCGCGCAGCACCTCGTCGACGGTGTCGCCCAGAAGCCGGGGCACGACAAGCGCAAACCCGCTGCTGGCGATGAGCGCCGCGTAGGCCGAAGTCATGTGCCGCGGTCGCCGCCACGCCAGCCCCAGAATGCGCAGCATTATCCTCATGCACCGCATTCTACGCCCGCGCGAGGAGGGATGCCAGCGTTATGTAGCCAAATATAGCCGAGAGTATGGCCGGAATGTCGGGAACCCGGGGCCGTTACTTGTCTGAAAGCAGGCCTTCCACCTTCTCCACAAACCGGACCACGCCTGTGATGTTCTCCCGTACGGCTGTCGCGCTCATGAACTCCTCATAGAAGTTGGCATGCAACTCGCTCGCAGTGTTGAACAGGAAGCGCAATTCCAGATCATTGGTCTCACCTACTGCTAGGTCTATGGCCTTGTACAGGTCGTTGTGGTTCCGGTGCCGCCACCCTCGCTCCTCCGCCACGGCCTTGAGTATTTGGCTCGCCGCCGCCCACCCCTTTTCCGATGCTTGCAACAAGTCACCCCGCTCCAGTTCTTCCTCGGACTGGGCAAGGTAGCGGCGGCTCCGCTTGATGTATGCGTTGTTTCCCGTCGTAGTCATGTTTACCGCCAGTCGGACTTGCCGGTGAATACGTGCGCAATTGACTCGCTGAATCACGGTCTAGTTTACCGGATTGAGCGGAAGATTCGCCACCAATGGAACGTCTGTTTCCGCCCTTGGGCGCAAGCCTCCCTTCCTGTAGAATGGTGGCACCACAAGGAAGAGGCGAGCAGTGCCGGACTTCAAGGTTGTTTCCGACTTCGTGCCCACCGGCGATCAGCCGCAGGCCATCGACGCCCTCGCCGAGGGCATCCAGCGCGGCGATCGCCACCAGACCCTCATGGGCGTCACCGGCAGCGGCAAGACCTTCACCATGGCCAAGGTCGCAGAGCAGGTGCAGCGCCCCACCCTCGTCATCGCCCACAACAAGACCCTCGCCGCCCAGCTAGCTACCGAGTTCCGCGAGTTCCTCCCCGACAACGCCGTCGAGTATTTCGTCTCCTACTACGACTACTACCAGCCCGAGGCCTACATCCCCCGCACGGACACCTACATCGAGAAGGACGCCTCCGTCAACGATGAGATTGACCGCCTCCGTCACGCCGCCACCCGCGCCCTCCTCACCCGCCGCGACGTGCTCATCGTCGCCTCCGTCTCCTGCATCTACGGCCTCGGCGACCCCGAGGAGTACTACAGCTTCGTCGCCACCGTGCAGCGCGGCGAGCGCCGCAGCCTCCGCCTCCTCGTGCAGGGCCTCATCTCCATGCAGTACGACCGCAACGACATGGACCTCGCCCGTGGCCGCTTCCGCGTCCGCGGCGACACCCTCGACATCTTCCCCGCCTACGAGGAGCTCGCCCTCCGCATCTCCTTCTTCGGCGACGAGGTCGAGCGCATCCTCGAGGTTGACCCCCTCACCGGCGAGGTCCTCGCCGAGCGTGACGTCGTCGAGATCTACCCCGCCAAGCACTTCGTCACCAGCGAGGAGAAGCTGGAAGCCGCCATCCGCAGCATCAACGAGGAATTGGGCGAGCACCTCCAATGGCTCCGGCGGCAGGAGCGCGTCTTGGAGGCCGCGCGGCTGGAGCAGCGCACCCGCTATGACATGGAGATGCTCCAGCAGGTCGGCTACTGCTCCGGCATCGAGAACTACGCCCGTCACCTCAGCGGCCGCGAGATCGGCAGCACCCCCTGGACCCTCCTCGATTACTTCCCGGAGGACTACCTCCTCTTCATCGACGAGTCACACATGAGCGTCCCCCAGGTCCGCGGCATGTACCACGGCGACATCGCCCGCAAGAAGACCCTCGTCGAGTACGGCTTCCGCCTGCCCTCCGCCCTCGATAATCGTCCGCTGGACTTCTCGGAGTTCACCGAGCGCACCAACCAGGTCGTCTTCGTCTCCGCGACGCCCGGCCCCTACGAGCGAGGTCTCGTTCCCCGCGCCGTCGAGCAAGTCATCCGGCCCACCGGCCTCCTTGACCCCACCATCGAGGTCAAGCCCACCAACGGCCAGGTCGACGACCTCCTTGAACAGGTGCGTAAACGCGTCGAGATGGGTCACCGCTGCCTCGTGACCACCCTCACCAAGCGCATGGCCGAGGAGCTCGCCGACTACCTCCTTGAGATGGGCGTCCGCGTCCACTACCTCCACTCGGACATCGAGACGCTGGAGCGCAGCGAGATCCTCCGCGACCTCCGCCTCGGCGTCTACGACGTCGTCGTAGGCATCAACCTCCTCCGCGAGGGCCTCGACCTCCCGGAAGTCAGCCTCGTCGCCATCCTCGACGCCGACAAGGAGGGCTACTTGCGGTCGAGCTCCTCCCTCATCCAGACCATCGGCCGCGCTGCCCGCCACGAGGACGGCCACGTCATCATGTACGCCGACAGAGTCACCGACTCCATGCGCTTCGCCATCGACGAGACCTACCGCCGCCGGGGCCTGCAGGAAGCGCACAACACGGAGCACGGCATCATCCCCACGGGAATCAAGAAGGAAGTCCGCGACATCACGGAGCGCGTGAAGCAGATCGCTGACAGCCGGGCCGAGTACACCCCCGGCAGCCGCACCGCCCCCGCGGCGGGACAGGACCTCTCCCGCGACGAAATCGCCCGTCTCGTCCGCGAGTACGAGCGCCAGATGAAGGAAGCCTCCAAGCGCCTGGAGTTCGAGAAAGCCGCCATGCTCCGCGACCAGGTCATAGACCTCCGCCGCATCATGGCCCTCCAGGAAGACCCGCTCCTGCCCTTGGGCAGATAACCTCCTCCGCCTTCACCTCGTCATACCGGCGCATGCCGGTATCCAGAAATCCTGCCGCCAACGGCATCCCCTATTCCCCGGCCCCTGCCACTGTTCCCCCGTTCCCCTGCCCCCACCGCCGCAAACCCTAACTTGACCAACCCCATCATCAATTGACACGGCCAACCGCCGTTACCTAGAATGACTGTGACTGCAGAGAATGGAGTGAAGCAATGCGAAGCGCAACACAGCAGATGGTCATTGAGGCCCTCCGTGAGGTCTACGACCCGGAGATCCCCGTCAACGTCTACGACCTTGGCCTCATCTACGGCATAGAGATAGACCCGGAGAACAACGTCGGCGTCACCATGACGCTCACCGCCCCCGGCTGCTCCATGGGCCCCGCCATCGCCCAGAACGCCGAGTGGCGCATCGCCGAGATCGACGGCGTCGGCGAGGTCTCGGTCGAGATGGTCTTCGACCCCCCGTGGTCGCCGGAACTCATCACCGAGGAAGGCAAGAAGCTGCTCGGCATCGACTAGCCCGGAGCGGCCCCCCGTTCGTCCTGAGGCAAATCGAAGGGCGGGCCGCTTCTAGGTTCGCAACCGGCAAGCCAGGAGACGCATGGCAACCAGAGAACCTACGCCCCAGGAGAAGGCGCGCCTTGACGCCATCCGCGCGCAGTGGCAGCAGCGCCGCAAGATCAACGACCGTTTCGGCAAGATTGCCCACAAGATCGCCGTCTACAGCGGCAAAGGAGGCGTCGGCAAGACCACCGTCTCCGTCAACATCGCCGCAACCCTCGCCGCCCAGGGCGAGCGCGTCGGCATCCTCGACGCCGACATAGACTGCCCCAACATCGTCAACGCCATGAAGGTGCAGTCCCAGCCCGACTACAGGAACGGCGAGTTCACCCCCGCCACCCAGTGGGGCGTCAAGGTCCTCTCCATGGGCTTCTTCCAGGAGAACCAGGAGGAGGCCATCATCTTCCGCGGCCCCATGATCCACAACACCCTCACCCAGTTCATGGAAAACACGGACTGGGGTGAGATGGACTACCTGATCGTAGACATGCCGCCGGGCACCTCGGACGCCGCCCTCACCATCATGCAGACCCTCCCCCTGGACGGCTTCGTCGTCGTGACCGGCCCCCAGGAGCTCGCCGCCCTGGACGCCAAGCGCTCCATCAACATGGTGCGCAAGCTCAACATGGCGGTTCTCGGCGTCGTCGAGAACTTCTCCGGCGAGATCTTCGGCTCCGGCGCCGGCCAGTCCCTCGCCGACGACATCGGCGCCCCCTTCCTCGGCAACGTCGAGCTCCGCGCCGACTACCGCGACACCTCCCGCCCAAGCGTGCTCATAAGCCCCGCCGTCAAGGACGAGTACGAGGGCGTTGTCGGACGACTTAAGGAGTCCCTGGCCAACCTGGAACCTGCTTCCTGAGGAACGCTTGCTGCCACTACAACAGATCGGCACAAGCCAATTGAAGGCGCAGAGAGGCGCCCACTAGATGCGTTGCTTCCACAACACCCTCCAACTGCATATCCCCCGCCCCTCGTTCCCGGCGTCGCTCCCCGGTTCTCCGTGCCCCTTTGTGCAGCCCATGGTCTACGGGACACCATTTGAAATTGCTCGGACGTAGCCGAGCCGAAAGGCAGTCGATAGTGCACAACGTAGAAGAGACCGGCGCCCACTCGCTGCTCCACTATGCGGAGCTCCTCGACCACACCCTGATCGAGGAGTTGGAATGGTTGGCGCGACAGCTCAAGGGCGCGAACATTGCCCATGTAAACGCCACGGCCAACGGCGGCGGCGTCGCCGAGATCCTGCACTCCATGCTGCCCCTCTATCACGGCCTCGGCATCGACGCCTCATGGCTCGTCCTTCGCGGCGATGACTCTTTCTTCAGTGTCACCAAGCAGATGCACAACTGCCTGCAGGGCGGCGCATGCGGATTGACCGGCGCCGATTGGGACATGCACGCCGCATGGAACAAGTACAACGCGGAGTTCCTGACCTCCACCTATGACGCCATCATCGTCCACGACCCGCAGCCGGCCGCCCTCCGCGAGTTCGCCCCCAAGGCGGCCGAAAAGTGGGTGTGGCGCAGCCACATCGACACGTCGGCTCCCGACCCGAACTCGTGGGCCCGTCTCAGCGGCCTCGTGCACAACTTCGACGCCGCGGTGTTCAGCCTGCCCGAGTTCGCCGGTCCCGGCCTCAACGGCCTCTTCATCGACGTCATGCCCCCGGCCATCGACCCGTTCGTCCCCAAGAACGCCCCGATGACCGAATCCGAGGCGCTGTCGATCGTGGCCCGCTACGGCATTGACCCCCAGCGGCCCTTCATCACGCAGGTCTCCCGGTTCGACCCGTGGAAGGACCCCCTCGGCGTCATCGAGTGCTTCAGGCGCCTCAAGCCGGACAACCCGGACCTGCAGTTGGCCATGCTCGGCAACTTCGCTGACGACGACCCGGAGGGCCGCGTGATGTACGACAAGGTTGTCGTGGCCGCGCAGGGCACGCCGGACGTCCACATCATCCTCGGCCTGACCGACCTGGTTGGACCCTTCCAGCAAATGAGCACCGTGGTGCTGCAGAAGTCGCTGAAGGAAGGGTTCGGCCTCACGGCAACCGAGGCGCTGTGGAAGGGCACGCCGGTCATCGCGGGCAACGTCGGCGGCCTCCGCCTCCAGGTGTCCGACGGCGTCGGCGGGTACTTGGTGGACAGCATAGAGGAATGTGCGGAGCGAGTGGACTTTCTGATAAATCACAATGCGGAACGTGAAGCTCTCGGCGCCGCCGGCAAGGAGCACGTCCGCACGCACTTCCTCCTCCCCCGCCTGCTCCGCGACGAGATGCGTTTGCTGCATCAGCTCCTGAACAGCAACGGCCATTCCGCCCGGCAGTGGAGTCCGGACCAGGTCAGCAACACAAGAGAACTAGCTGGATAGCCAGTAGCGGCGCGAGGTTTGCTGCAGGGCAACTGGGGCTTCTCGCAACCCGCGCGCCGCCTTTGTCGTCTCCCTTGCGTCGTGGTACATCCTTATACGCCCCATCATTGGGAGCCATAACGATATAATTCGCGTGAGGTGAGCCCCGAATGGAATTGGATCTGAACCTGCCCGGCGCGATCGCCCTGTTCCTGGGCGCGTCCGCCGTCGTCGTATTCTCCGCCATCGCCCTCGCCCGCGCCGGCGACGTCATCGCCGAGCGCACGGGGCTGGGACACCTCTGGGTCGGCTCCCTCCTCATCGCCGGCGCCACGTCGCTGCCTGAGCTCGTCACCAACGTCACCGCCGTCCGTATCGACAACCCGGGCCTCGCCGCCGGCAACATCCTCGGCGCCAACATGCTCAACGTCAGCAACCTCGCCATCATCGCCGCCGTCTTCGGCGGCCGCGAGATCTATCGCCGACTCTCCAAGGGCCAGGAGTACCTCGCCATAGAGGCCTTCATCCTGACAGCCCTCGCCGCCACCTACGTCCTGATCGGCTCCGACTCCAACTGGTTTGGCGTCACACCAGCCGCCATCTCCATCATCGTCATCTACCTCGCCGGCTCCCGCGTCCTCTACGTCGCCAGCAAGAGCGGCGCCGCCGCCGAGGTGCAGGGGGACGCCCCCGACAAGTCGCTGCGCTGGGGCTGGAGCGTCTTCCTCATCAGCGCCGCCTTCGTCGCCGTCTCCGCATGGGCCCTCGCCTTCAGCGCCGACGCCATCGCCGACGAAACCGGCATCTCCGCCAGCTTCATCGGTGTCCTCGCGGTTGCCATCGTCACCACGCTCCCGGAGCTCACCGTCGGCATCACGTCCATCCGCATCGGCGCGCCGGAGATGGCGATCGCCGGCCTCTACGGCAGCAACGCCTTCAACATCGCCATCCTGGCCGTCGCCGACCTCGCCTACGTCGAGGGCTCACTCTTCGGGTCGCTCGAAGAAAGCCATGTCATAGCGGGCGGCTTCGCGGTGTTGCTCATGGGGATCGGACTCTTGCAAATGCGGATGCGCCGGACCCTCAAGTACTTCTCCCTGACGGAGCCCAGCACGATACTCATTGTCGCCATCTACCTGGTGGGGCTTTCCCTCGTCTTCCGCGCGGGTTAGGCGGCTGCGCCTGGAGCCGCGAATGAAACGTCGTTCGCCGAGGCGAGGCTCGCCAACAAGTTGCACCCTACCCAGCCTCCGCCTCCTCCTCGTCTTCTACCGGGTTCTTGCGCCCCGATCGCCCGCTCCGGAACGCCGGCACCAGCAGGATCGGTGCAATGAGCGTCGTCACGACGGTCATCAGGATGGCGACGCCGAAGAGCTCGATGTCGATGACACTGCGGGAGAGGCCAATCCCCGCGATGATCAGCGCCACCTCGCCGCGCGGCAGCATGCCGAGGCCCACGCGCCATGCGCCGCGGCGGTTGAAGCCCACCGTCAGCGCGGGCCCGCCGGCCCCGAAGACCTTGCTCACGATGGCAAGCGCCGTGAGGACAAGGCCGAAGCCGAGCACGCCGCCGATCGCCGACAGGTCCACAAGCATGCCCATGACCACAAAGAAGATGGGCACCAGGAAGTGG is from Chloroflexota bacterium and encodes:
- a CDS encoding ABC transporter ATP-binding protein, encoding MGREGALDDESELGAFYNHRVVSRLITYIMPHKGLAILSLLTMLVTTATIVVQPWIIKLSIDELVDAPSRGDVGALAAVMGLFVANICVRFVANYMYQTTLARVSQGVLYTLRSRIFAHLQRLSTSFYDKNEVGRIMSRGQNDVNQLQEFLNLVISSLADMLSLFGIILAMFLLDVQLALITLTVVPVLIGIMVAWQRIAWGTFMRVRQAIAIVNANLQENISGVRVVQALNREETNMRRFDQVNNGHLDANLHASRLSAALMPTVEILTAVAIGLVVVFGGSMAINGTMEVSVIVAFALYVQRFFDPIRNLTMQYTQFQRAMTSGVRIFALLDTPVEVEDKPDAVDLPPVRGDVSLDDVRFHYVPDVEVVRGVSLDIKAGETVALVGETGAGKTTLAALLNRFYDVSDGRITIDGYDLRDVTQDSLARQTAMVLQEPFLFSGSIRDNIAYNHAEAPLETVEEAARAVGAHEFIMKLPEGYDTPVSERGQSLSVGQRQLISFARALLADPRILVLDEATANIDSYSESLIQQALTEVFKDRTSFVIAHRLSTIRNADRIVVLGHGQVLEQGTHDSLMSAGGAYANLYNAYFAAGVGAQEAG
- a CDS encoding ABC transporter ATP-binding protein, with protein sequence MRIMLRILGLAWRRPRHMTSAYAALIASSGFALVVPRLLGDTVDEVLRGGNFSEVVQLALLILLVSAGRGVFAYGQTYLSEWTGQLVAYDLRNSIFNKLQRLSFSYHDGQQTGDQMSRATADVEAIRNFVQGGLLRALNIFILVFGAAGLLFFLNWRLALVGLLFVPIVAYRSAAVSLSLRQVWTYILRVTGKMTTVMQENLAGARVVRAFGAQEHEKQKFDVVITDLAESHLNANRKQVFNSSFIQIMFGAATAAILWFGGMEIVNGRLTPGELTQFIFYLGLIQGPVRMSGMILNNFSRAVSAGQRIFEVLDSPSPVADKEGAAPVERVRGHVRFEDVSFAYAKEPVLDHVSLEAEPGQVVALLGMPGSGKTTVVHLLPRFYDVSDGRITIDGMDTRDFTLESLRRNIGIAMQDVFLFSATMADNIAYGRPGTTREEVERAAKIAQLHDFIVSQPEGYETWIGERGITLSGGQRQRLAIARTVLLAPPVLVLDDSTSSVDASTEHLLRTALTEVMRGRTTFVIAHRLSTVRSADAIIVLDEGRIAEQGRHDELVARDGLYRKLYELQLLPAEPTIDQLAAESGKGVRPRWAGTATGSAGAAAGAAWGARARWTTKASWGRSITTAWSLG
- the rnhA gene encoding ribonuclease HI, which codes for MNDLPRVTIHTDGSAIGNPGPGGYGVVMSSGGHRKELSGGYRRTTNNRMEILACIVALEALKQPCRVTLHSDSRYVVDAMAKGWARKWQANGWMRNKTERALNPDLWERLLALAAAHDVDFRWVRGHAGVVENERADRLAVAAAQSSNLPPDEPYETAASRAPGVRASR
- a CDS encoding PQQ-dependent sugar dehydrogenase, with translation MPNLHFIRGPRAAVSFTVLLTIAVLVAACGDEGTATEGSTVPSSGYAVETVVQGLRVPWDIAFAPDGRMFVTERPGRIRVVQDGALAEDPFAELDVWAQSEAGLMGIALHPDFADNGHLYVCYTYIDDQRGPTNRIARLTDANGAGTDHTVVFDGIPGARNHNGCRIRFGPDAKLYVTMGDAQSADTAQDPASPSGKVLRLNADGSIPDDNPIAGNPLFTLGHRNPQGIDWHPDTAEPFITEHGASDNDEINLLVAGANYGWPEVRGESDNTAFEEPLTTYTPTVALAGAAFYTGGPLPLHWTNSFFFTTLKEQHIRRLTFAESLDGRWAVVGDEKLLEDEFGRLRAIAQGPDGYLYFTTSNRDGRGSPARFDDKVLRIVPARED
- a CDS encoding PaREP1 family protein, with product MTTTGNNAYIKRSRRYLAQSEEELERGDLLQASEKGWAAASQILKAVAEERGWRHRNHNDLYKAIDLAVGETNDLELRFLFNTASELHANFYEEFMSATAVRENITGVVRFVEKVEGLLSDK